The Candida albicans SC5314 chromosome 5, complete sequence genome includes a region encoding these proteins:
- the BUD2 gene encoding Bud2p (GTPase activating protein (GAP) for Rsr1; negative regulator of filament branching, acts in hyphal growth guidance; required for wild-type budding pattern; induced in low iron; regulated by tyrosol and cell density) → MPPAYQSAFHKIISRDKGVFEGHNFLVSVDTINWIHVNTLTITEQGQLFSSDSKDNHYLLLQSLQSCFIQIYPDSNISGSGKSSISQPPPTTSTRRNLLRKSSNLNSSDQSHSKSSEDNEHQPPAILIKTFDNDKLYIRIPSKANFGNLLSCLMVWQNLKPQGLAKKWYCENKVIEGFNPNAPIYELLVCRFKIYGPLPNKYKNLNIVPGPKAPVYQQKMDDFKANFDNSYIITPQISSDNHNSINEGWFYAMGALNSHGILNFISELDGTLLYSIDIKQILSSEIREMHNSIFNSSNILFIGQLKELRYNNVIRTLSTLTPDQLLTPFLTRDGKIIPNNQRILIEFPLHIDLEDWFVGLNYFAKREYIGSFDNESKLIHNVEHPQLYDFSKANFRVSKKMSIDIIEAKFENTETNKSGKIYAEVRMWGFPWSRTAIVNHTNNPFWKEEFSTDLPISTQMVHILIKKCSFNDSSYSTGDKLIGTVYVTPDILTKQIKTTSTIMTSSESSQAIQMNTVPLSSMASNSNAGLDIVRLTINDPNNIPIGKLLLEVHLQEYHILSPSVFKPLEKMLVNAPMKDLIKFCNENVPSSDFERVSLVLLDIFQSLEVEDDWFKSLMEVELVNVDIMTRKNYHQRNSQDQAVSNSKTQQQSSHNNVFNTLFRGSSIFSKSLEKYNLRIGQEYLEKVFGDFFAKISNEKKNCEVDPRYVRIQERALRKGKSIHEATGLENGQNEDVSDDDDDDDDNSSDDDADYNAEKERERNERIKQMVEENFQNLYGYVEEIWYKIYITSNDLPDQIKLQLKNFRTKVELVCDPEDKVTSLNCLSAFIFLRFFCPAILNPKLFYLAKNHQTGSTQRTLTLIAKILLNFANRQEFSPHKEPHLVRMNVFLRKHTPEIYDYFDKLTGRKNDFNEKILDLSHEVKRFDLGLDKTSNELPTTPYLIDKYLRLTEIVHLLDYSKYVKNIGNNNNGSMSNLGTPVNSPSRDMEREQDRSRSRSQSGTPDLDPILNLSDLKLNYENKYQIGSLEFEKSEFLELTGDNETEGFIKSLCKGNEEIFSFINSNITLKDIQKQSTKIMNKIQELEIYLENYEFPNNYKDQIIWDSFTDDIMNKCWLDTSRNCLIYSDHVPSSNNQYKKLVDHAFSGLKLKFNDHQKLNGNSTMNSLINNGGMGNRNGHDVNGHNNNNNNNNNNTGDGYNETDRNQRLSSTFSTISIGSAIKPNTSKNPFKKWLRKN, encoded by the coding sequence ATGCCTCCAGCTTATCAATCTGCATTTCATAAAATCATTTCTCGTGATAAAGGAGTATTTGAAGGTCACAATTTCCTTGTTTCAGTTGACACAATAAATTGGATTCATGTCAATACATTGACAATCACAGAACAAGGCCAATTATTTTCATCTGATTCAAAAGACAATCATTATTTGTTACTACAATCTTTACAATCTTGTTTTATACAAATTTATCCTGATTCAAATATATCGGGGTCAGGTAAAAGTTCCATTTctcaaccaccaccaacaacttCCACAAGACGTAATTTATTAAGAAAAAGTAgtaatttgaattcttcAGATCAACTGCACCTGAAGTCAAGTGAAGACAATGAACATCAACCACCAGCGATTCTTATAAAGacttttgataatgataaactATATATAAGGATACCTTCAAAAGCAAATTTTGGTAATCTATTGAGTTGTCTTATGGTGTGGCAAAATTTAAAACCTCAGGGGTTAGCCAAAAAATGGTATTGTGAAAATAAAGTTATTGAAGGATTCAATCCCAATGCCCCAATTTATGAATTATTGGTTTGTCgatttaaaatttatgGACCATTACccaataaatataaaaatttgaatattgtCCCGGGACCTAAAGCACCCGTGTATCAACAGAAAATGGATGATTTTAAAgccaattttgataattccTATATAATAACTCCACAAATACTGTCAGATAATCATAATAGTATCAATGAAGGTTGGTTTTATGCCATGGGGGCATTGAATTCTCATGggattttaaattttataaGTGAATTAGATGGGACTTTATTATATTCGATTGATATAAAGCAGATTTTGTCTAGTGAAATTAGAGAAATGCATAATTCGATTTTCAATAGTTCAAATATCTTATTTATTGGACAATTGAAAGAACTACGTTATAATAATGTTATAAGAACATTAAGTACCTTGACTCCTGATCAATTATTGACGCCCTTTTTAACACGTGATGGTAAAATCATTCCTAATAATCAAAGaattttgattgaattCCCCTTACACATTGATTTAGAAGATTGGTTTGTTggattaaattattttgcTAAACGAGAATACATTGGATCGtttgataatgaatcaaaACTTATTCATAACGTTGAACATCCTCAATTATATGATTTTTCCAAAGCAAATTTCCGAGTATCGAAAAAAATGTCTATTGACATTATTGAAgccaaatttgaaaatactGAAACTAACAAACTGGGGAAAATTTATGCAGAAGTAAGAATGTGGGGGTTCCCATGGTCTAGAACGGCAATTGTTAATCATACCAATAATCCATTTTGGAAAGAAGAGTTTCTGACTGATCTACCGATCTCAACCCAAATGGTAcatattttaattaaaaaatgtTCTTTTAATGATTCATCTTATTCAACTggtgataaattaattggtACGGTTTATGTGACACCCGATATTTTGaccaaacaaatcaaaaccaCTTCGACTATTATGACTAGTAGTGAATCTAGTCAAGCTATACAAATGAATACGGTGCCGTTATCTAGTATGGCATCGAATCTGAATGCTGGATTAGATATTGTTAGATTGACTATTAATGATCCCAACAATATCCCCATTGGGAAATTACTATTAGAAGTCCATTTACAAGAATATCATATTCTTTCACCCCTGGTATTCAAACCATTAGAAAAAATGCTTGTTAATGCCCCCATGAAAGATTTGATCAAGTTTTGTAATGAAAATGTCCCTTCATCAGATTTTGAACGTGTTAGTTTGGTATTGTTAGATATTTTCCAAAGTCTTGAAGTAGAAGATGATTGGTTCAAAAGTTTAATGGAAGTAGAATTAGTTAATGTTGATATTATGACGAggaaaaattatcatcaacGTAATAGTCAAGATCAAGCAGTTTCTAATTCCAAgacacaacaacaatcttCACATAATAATGTGTTCAATACATTATTTCGAGGATCATCGattttttctaaatcattagaaaaatataatttacGTATTGGACAAGAATATCTTGAAAAAGTATTTGGAGATTTCTTTGCTAAAATTAGtaatgaaaagaaaaattgtgAAGTTGATCCAAGATATGTCAGAATACAAGAACGTGCTTTACGAAAGGGGAAAAGCATTCATGAAGCTACTGGGTTAGAGAATGGGCAAAATGAAGATGTtagtgatgatgacgacgacgatgatgacaatagtagtgatgatgatgctGATTACAATGCAGAAAAGGAACGTgaaagaaatgaaagaattaaacaaatggtggaagaaaatttccaaaactTGTATGGATACGTTGAAGAGATTTGGtataaaatatatataacatCGAATGATTTACCtgatcaaataaaattacaattgaagaatttccGAACTAAAGTTGAATTAGTGTGTGATCCTGAAGATAAAGTTACTagtttgaattgtttatcagcatttatatttttaagATTTTTTTGTCCGGCGATATTGAAtccaaaattattttatttagCTAAAAATCATCAAACGGGTAGTACACAAAGAACATTGACATTAATTGCCAAAATATTACTTAATTTTGCTAATCGACAAGAATTTAGTCCCCATAAGGAACCACATTTAGTAAGAATGAATGTTTTTTTAAGGAAACATACACCAGAAATTTAtgattattttgataaattgacGGGTCGgaaaaatgattttaatgaaaaaatattggaTTTAAGTCATGAAGTTAAACGATTTGATTTAGGTTTAGATAAAACTTCTAATGAATTACCCACAACTCcttatttgattgataaatatttgagATTAACGGAAATTGTTCATTTATTGGATTATAGTAAATATGTCAAAAATATTggtaataacaataatggtTCAATGAGTAATTTAGGGACCCCAGTGAATAGTCCATCAAGAGATATGGAAAGAGAACAAGATCGTTCACGTTCACGATCACAATCAGGAACACCAGATTTAGATCCTATATTAAATTTAAgtgatttaaaattaaattatgaaaataaatatcaaattggaTCATTAGAATTTGAGAAACTGgaatttcttgaattgaCTGGTGATAATGAAACTGAAggatttattaaatcattatgtAAAGgtaatgaagaaattttttcatttataaaTTCTAATATTACTTTAAAAGatattcaaaaacaaagtaCAAAAATCATGAATAAAAttcaagaattggaaatttatttagaaaattatgaatttcctaataattataaagaTCAAATTATATGGGATTCGTTCACTGATGATATTATGAATAAATGTTGGTTAGATACTAGTagaaattgtttgatttattcTGATCATGTTCcttcatcaaataatcaatataaaaaattggtCGATCATGCATTTTCAggattaaaattgaaatttaatGATCATCAGAAATTAAATGGTAATTCTACAAtgaattcattaataaataatggTGGTATGGGGAATAGAAATGGTCATGATGTTAATGGtcacaataataataataataataataataataatactggAGATGGTTATAATGAAACTGATCGTAATCAAAGATTAAGTTCAACTTTTAGTACTATTAGTATTGGTAGTGCTATTAAACCAAATACTTCAAAGAATCCATTCAAAAAATGGTTACggaaaaattga
- the NAM7 gene encoding ATP-dependent RNA helicase (Putative role in nonsense-mediated mRNA decay; similar to S. cerevisiae Nam7p; gene induced by ciclopirox olamine treatment) encodes MSNLLFHNFDKSNDDIEDFNSTASNIISTRDNGLINDGNGSETDTINQYNEQELLNQLQDEQYTSDHPIEQAVHSYATHDTDEDSEQHYEHACAYCGIHNPNSVIKCNTCNKWFCNAKTNSSSSHIVTHLIMSRHNQVSLHEESELGDTTLECYNCGNKNVFILGFVSAKQESVVVILCRLPCARSKDVNWDTSEWQALIEDRQFLSWLAPPPTEDDLIEARLITPQQISKLEAQWRLNRAATINDIDNNKEAEQEVLPILMRYNDAFQYQRSFGPLVKLEGDYDKNLKESQALEHIQVKWALGLNNRHLASFTLSTFETSDLKVAVGDEIILRYSGNQGEPWEGHGYILRLPNAYQEEFTLELNPSKIIPPTQLTTDFTAEFVWKGTSYDRMQQAMKDFATDEESVSSFIYHKLLGHEVLPIEFDIDLPKKFSHPKLTELNVSQTNAVRTVLQRPLSLIQGPPGTGKTVTSATIIYHLSKLNKQKILVCAPSNVAVDHLAAKLDLLGLNVVRLTAKSREDVESSVSHLALHNLVNSNAKGELKKLIKLKNQVGELSVADTNNYLKLSRSSEMKVLNKAEVVCCTCVGAADRRLSQFRFKTVLIDESTQASEPEVLIPIVKGAKQVILVGDHQQLGPVILDKKAADAGLKQSLFERLVFLGHVPIRLEVQYRMHPCLSEFPSNMFYEGSLQNGVTSDDRLIEESTFPWPVIDTPMMFWANYGREELSASGNSYLNRVEAMNVEKIITKLFKDGIKPEQIGVITPYEGQRAYLVQFMSVNSTLLDKRDQYLNVEITSVDAFQGREKDFIILSCVRANDSQSIGFLSDPRRLNVALTRAKYGLVILGNPRSLCRNRLWNHLLIHFREKGCLVDGPLDNLQLSMVQLNTNNMRPTTSAFSNNNGNNYSNGRQRRGKFGVASTINSVTDFDSASILSYDNSAIVHKSGHNGNNNNNNIKEEMWPALNGRQQVFDGDNSLSANFYNKLNKIDKNYGGGRYTNDGNNIEDDIKSITSTFAAGLNF; translated from the coding sequence ATGAGTAATTTACTTTTCCATAATTTTGATAAGAGTAACGACGACATTGaagatttcaattcaactGCGTCCAACATTATCTCCACCCGTGATAATGGATTAATCAACGATGGGAATGGTTCAGAAACTGATACTATTAATCAATACaatgaacaagaattgttgaatcaattacaaGATGAGCAATATACTTCTGATCATCCTATTGAACAGGCAGTACATTCATATGCTACCCACGACACCGATGAAGACTCAGAACAACATTATGAACATGCATGTGCTTACTGTGGAATCCATAATCCTAATTCTGTGATTAAATGTAACACATGTAATAAATGGTTTTGTAATGCGaaaacaaattcttcaagTTCTCATATTGTCACTCATCTAATCATGTCTCGTCATAATCAAGTGAGTCTTCATGAAGAATCTGAATTGGGAGATACAACTTTAGAATGTTACAATTGTGGTAACAAGAATGTTTTCATTCTAGGATTTGTTAGTGCTAAACAAGAATCAGTTGTTGTGATATTGTGTCGTTTACCATGTGCTCGTTCTAAAGATGTCAATTGGGACACTAGTGAATGGCAGGCATTAATTGAAGATAGACAATTTTTGTCGTGGTTGGCACCTCCTCCAACTGaagatgatttaattgaagcAAGATTGATTACACCACAACAAATCTCCAAATTAGAAGCTCAATGGAGATTAAATCGTGCTGCAACAATTAATGACATTGACAACAATAAGGAAGCAGAACAAGAAGTTTTGCCAATTTTGATGAGATATAACGATGCTTTCCAATATCAAAGATCATTTGGACCATTAGTTAAATTAGAAGGTGATTATGATaagaatttaaaagaatCACAAGCATTAGAACACATTCAAGTTAAATGGGCATTAGGATTAAATAATAGACATTTAGCTTCCTTTACATTGTCAACTTTTGAAACTAGTGATTTAAAAGTAGCAGTAGGTGATGAAATCATTTTGAGATATAGTGGGAATCAAGGTGAACCATGGGAAGGTCATGGATATATTTTGAGATTACCAAACGCATATCAAGAAGAATTCACATTAGAATTAAATCCATCGAAAATCATTCCACCAACTCAATTAACCACTGATTTCACGGCTGAATTTGTTTGGAAAGGTACTTCATACGACAGAATGCAACAAGCAATGAAAGATTTTGCTACTGATGAAGAATCGGtttcatcatttatttatcatAAATTATTAGGACATGAAGTTTTACctattgaatttgatattgatttaccgaaaaaattttctcaTCCAAAATTAACTGAATTGAATGTATCTCAAACTAATGCTGTTAGAACGGTTTTACAAAGaccattatcattaattcaAGGTCCACCAGGGACAGGTAAAACAGTTACTTCAGCAACAattatttatcatttatcaaaattaaacaaacaaaaaattttggtaTGTGCTCCTTCTAATGTTGCTGTTGATCATTTAGCGGCAAAATTAGACTTGTTGGGATTAAATGTAGTTCGATTAACCGCCAAATCACGTGAAGATGTTGAAAGTTCCGTGAGTCATTTAGCATTACATAATTTGGTCAATAGTAATGCTAAAggtgaattgaaaaaattgattaaattgaaaaatcaagtTGGTGAATTATCTGTGGCTGATACcaataattatttaaaactTTCTCGATCCTCAGAAATGAAAGTTTTAAATAAAGCTGAAGTTGTTTGTTGTACGTGTGTTGGTGCTGCTGATAGAAGATTATCACAATTTAGATTTAAAAcagttttaattgatgaaagtACTCAAGCTTCTGAACCAGAAGTTTTAATCCCTATTGTTAAGGGAGCTAAGCAAGTTATATTGGTGGGtgatcatcaacaattggGACCAGTTATATTAGATAAAAAAGCTGCGGATGCCGGATTAAAAcaatcattatttgaaagattGGTGTTTTTAGGACATGTTCCTATTAGATTGGAAGTGCAATATAGAATGCATCCATGTTTATCTGAATTCCCAAGTAATATGTTTTATGAAGGATCATTACAAAATGGGGTCACTAGTGATGATAgattaattgaagaatcTACATTTCCTTGGCCAGTTATTGATACCCCAATGATGTTTTGGGCCAATTATGGTCGTGAAGAATTGAGTGCTAGTGGTAATTCATATTTGAATCGAGTTGAAGCCATgaatgttgaaaaaatcattactaaattatttaaagaTGGAATTAAACCGGAACAAATTGGGGTTATTACACCTTATGAAGGTCAAAGAGCTTATTTGGTGCAATTTATGCTGGTCAATTCAACATTGTTGGATAAACGTGATCAATATCTTAATGTAGAAATCACTAGTGTTGATGCCTTCCAAGGTCgtgaaaaagattttattattttaagTTGTGTTCGTGCTAATGATTCTCAAAGTATTGGGTTTTTAAGTGATCCAAGAAGATTAAATGTTGCCTTAACAAGGGCCAAATATGGGTTAGTGATTTTAGGTAATCCTCGATCCTTGTGTCGTAATAGATTATGGaatcatttattgattcatttCCGTGAAAAAGGGTGTCTTGTTGATGGTCCATTAgataatttacaattatCAATGGTACAATTGAATACAAATAATATGAGACCAACCACTTCAGcattttcaaacaataatggCAATAATTATTCTAATGGTCGTCAACGGAGAGGTAAATTTGGTGTTGCTTCGACAATCAATTCAGTGACAGATTTTGATAGTGCTAGTATTTTATCCTATGACAATAGTGCTATTGTTCATAAAAGCGGTCACAATgggaataataataataataatataaaagaagaaatgtGGCCTGCTTTGAATGGTAGACAACAAGTTTTCGACGGTGATAATAGTTTGAGTGCCAATTtctataataaattaaataagattgataaaaattatGGTGGTGGAAGATATACTAATGAtggtaataatattgaagatgatatTAAAAGTATCACTAGTACATTTGCTGCTggattgaatttttaa
- a CDS encoding uncharacterized protein (Ortholog of C. dubliniensis CD36 : Cd36_50520, C. parapsilosis CDC317 : CPAR2_304000, Candida tenuis NRRL Y-1498 : cten_CGOB_00233 and Debaryomyces hansenii CBS767 : DEHA2E12408g), protein MPPKQPSRSRSRSRSRVQELILNPISNENETTTSNSVPSNAPESRPNSTTNNNAPIGENNKQQLTKVANFANNPHRIKLSNADIKIIMFFIIQIRPFKYLGNSGVTQANKWEEIRHKFMEYKRNSHETNFIVPTVRTLQKQLATAIKKAVCRRDSQRRNGVRTIQYHEIPDSLTEIKEDTHYSYNNISMDSTFAELETAVYELQELSNKIKYLKIQSNNFVAATINTAPAPEEEQDPAPIERQAQQQQQQPVEQQQQPVNPPPVQENSTTTTSTFYPSIRNMIHLNSDEEPNSNLTARTPATSTPTPSTSTATTTATTATTSNNHIPVITSPVPSSSSRPIPNTAANQTVVETFYTNQLHQTITDQLISFRQELTSNNEILVERNHQGAALGDLLDQRIKKLETTLIKTNNQFKKKFEKLTTDHFNKINSITNEFLLEQKDLTRQIKQLFNQDPQNNENLQSRITKIEELYESLLNKRKSS, encoded by the coding sequence ATGCCTCCAAAACAACCATCAAGATCAAGATCAAGATCCAGATCCAGAGTTCAAGAATTGATACTAAACCCAATATccaatgaaaatgaaactaCCACAAGTAATTCTGTTCCTTCTAATGCACCAGAATCTAGACCAAATTCAACTACTAACAACAATGCTCCAATTggagaaaataataaacagCAATTGACCAAAGTTGCAAATTTTGCAAACAACCCTCACCGGATAAAGTTATCAAATGCagatataaaaataattatgtTCTTTATCATCCAAATACGCCCATTCAAATACTTAGGAAATAGTGGTGTTACACAAGCAAATAAATGGGAGGAAATCCGGCACAAATTTATGGAATACAAAAGAAATCTGCACGAGACTAACTTTATCGTTCCAACGGTAAGAACGTTGCAGAAGCAACTCGCCACTGCAATCAAAAAAGCTGTTTGTAGAAGAGATTCTCAAAGAAGGAATGGCGTTCGAACTATACAATATCATGAGATTCCGGATTCATTGACAGAAATAAAAGAAGACACGCATTATctgtataataatattagtaTGGACAGTACATTTGCTGAACTAGAAACTGCTGTTTACgaattacaagaattgagtaacaaaatcaagtatttgaaaattcaaTCCAATAACTTTGTTGCTGCCACTATAAACACAGCTCCAGCACCAGAAGAAGAGCAAGATCCAGCACCTATAGAACGACAggctcaacaacaacaacaacaaccagtagaacagcaacagcagccAGTTAATCCACCACCAGTACAAGAAAATTCTACTACAACCACTTCAACATTCTACCCTAGCATTAGAAATATGATTCATTTAAATAGTGATGAAGAACCAAACTCTAACCTAACTGCTCGTACTCCAGCAACTTCTACACCCACTCCTTCTACTTctactgctactactactgctactactgctactactaGCAATAACCACATACCAGTAATAACTAGCCCAGTTCCAAGCTCTTCATCAAGACCAATACCAAACACTGCTGCCAATCAAACCGTTGTTGAAACTTTCTATACaaatcaacttcatcaaACAATCACAGACCAATTAATCAGTTTTAGACAAGAATTGACAagtaataatgaaattttggtTGAAAGAAACCATCAAGGTGCTGCATTAGGAGATTTATTAGatcaaagaattaaaaaattagaaacCACTCTAATTAAAActaataatcaattcaagaaaaaatttgaaaaattgactACTGATCATTTCAATAAGATTAATAGCATCACAAATGAGTTTCTATTGgaacaaaaagatttaaCTAGGCAAATTAAGCAGCTATTCAATCAAGATCCtcaaaataatgaaaatttacaaCTGAGAATTACTAAAATTGAGGAATTGTATGAAAGTTTActcaacaaaagaaaatcacTGTGA
- a CDS encoding uncharacterized protein (Ortholog of C. dubliniensis CD36 : Cd36_50530, C. parapsilosis CDC317 : CPAR2_303990, Candida tenuis NRRL Y-1498 : CANTEDRAFT_107934 and Pichia stipitis Pignal : PICST_63283) yields the protein MFPSIIITLFSIYQLIYSYNEHTINYYPPTELAISDEEIVNRAVQELHNIDAANDLNECMTCKTRLQVAKFISLTRPDLVPQIFSTWCVESGFDEIQCHMNYGYPSEDYCTMGNDFTKMVSLMNPSGLDGDYFCYYHDKNCGVLPETPLVDMSRLWPSKPRNYLPPDNSGETFHVLHISDINLQPDYKMFAEANCTQSLCCSPHCRNLQGSAPNFNENLEGGYFDSSYSRNHFEKGSYMDITKIKKPTWRPARQFGEYNCDSPALLLNSTMQGIRDLHQNHLSFEFALFTGGTVDHSDRSFMSKTKNIISQDTSYRILKHYLDTVDVIPTFGTRDIFPMNQLPQKHLTENSNSYQWQFDFLADLWLELGWIDHESSKQVRYSQIGYSLVTSRGLKIICLNSNVWNVKNLYAFWEVLSIDSFGMWKFLIEELIESERIHQRVWIVAHLPTNHQSLPLPTRVFAQIIERFSPQVIAAIFFGHIQVDTFMIQYGGDGTDTKELESAINHALVGPSISPYSGVNPAWRYYAIDSKSFSVVNSFTYYTKLDNTFINDGAEPVWEFGYSARDVYDPEQMWPMEWCLNTEWWHHVSEKIKQVPEMDLMYQRLDTRWFSQNELDGNSYCKVTSFTMEAKKQCMLTGDQDDYVEPKQPNDYVPFIHVGSKVEYIDKQVAYPPDEEEESESEEVDEDYQPGKKIGTGENNTNVGQGLNGGGNGESDDDNKVKKTEGFTGNENGEQNYTAANNDGSLSSRIRRKPQGKSLGLKIRNRHRIPIAQL from the coding sequence ATGTTTCCATCCATAATCATCACCTTATTTTCCATTTATCAGCTCATCTATTCATATAATGAACATAccatcaattattatccaCCCACGGAATTGGCCATttctgatgaagaaattgtaaATCGAGCTGTCCAAGAATTACACAATATCGATGCCGCCAACGACTTGAATGAATGTATGACATGTAAAACTCGTTTGCAAGTTGCCAAGTTTATTAGTTTAACCCGTCCTGATTTAGTGCCACAAATATTCTCCACTTGGTGTGTTGAATCTGGTTTTGATGAAATCCAATGTCATATGAATTACGGTTATCCCAGTGAAGATTACTGTACTATGGGTAATGACTTTACCAAGATGGTTAGCCTCATGAATCCATCAGGTTTGGATGGCGATTATTTCTGTTATTATCATGATAAAAACTGTGGGGTATTACCCGAGACTCCACTTGTTGACATGAGTAGATTGTGGCCACTGAAACCACGTAATTATTTACCGCCAGACAACAGTGGCGAGACCTTCCATGTATTGCACATAAGTGATATCAACCTCCAACCAGATTACAAAATGTTTGCTGAAGCCAATTGTACCCAAAGTTTATGTTGTTCCCCTCATTGTAGAAATTTGCAAGGTTCAGCTCCTAActttaatgaaaatttagAAGGTGGGTATTTTGATAGTAGCTATAGTAGAAACCATTTTGAAAAAGGATCATATATGGATatcaccaaaatcaaaaaaccGACTTGGAGACCAGCTCGACAATTTGGCGAATATAACTGTGATTCACCAGCGTTGTTATTAAACAGTACCATGCAAGGTATACGTGATTTGCATCAAAACCATCTTTCGTTTGAATTTGCATTATTCACTGGAGGGACAGTTGACCATTCTGACAGACTGTTTATGagcaaaacaaaaaacatCATTTCCCAAGATACTAGTTATAGAATTCTTAAACATTATTTGGATACTGTTGACGTAATCCCGACTTTTGGTACAAGAGATATTTTCccaatgaatcaattgcCGCAAAAACATCTAACAGAAAATTCCAATTCGTACCAATggcaatttgatttcttagCAGATCTCTGGTTGGAATTAGGATGGATTGATCATGAATCTTCCAAACAAGTTAGATATTCCCAAATTGGTTATTCACTAGTCACTTCTCGTGGTTTGAAAATCATTTGTTTAAACTCCAATGTTTGGAATGTGAAAAACTTGTATGCCTTTTGGGAagtattatcaattgattcatttgGTATGTGGAAATTTCTTATcgaagaattgattgaaagtGAAAGAATACATCAACGAGTATGGATAGTTGCTCACTTGCCAACAAATCACCAATCATTGCCATTACCAACGAGAGTGTTTGCCCAAATTATCGAACGGTTTTCACCACAAGTGATTGCTGCCATATTTTTCGGCCACATTCAAGTTGATACATTTATGATTCAATATGGGGGTGATGGAACAGACACCAAGGAGTTGGAGAGTGCCATTAATCATGCCCTTGTTGGTCCTCTGATTAGTCCATATCTGGGAGTAAACCCTGCCTGGAGGTATTATGCCATAGACCTGAAAAGTTTTAGTGTGGTTAATTCCTTCACTTATTATACCAAATTAGATAACACATTCATCAATGATGGGGCTGAACCAGTGTGGGAATTCGGGTATTCTGCTCGAGATGTCTATGACCCTGAACAAATGTGGCCCATGGAATGGTGTTTAAATACTGAGTGGTGGCATCATGTCagtgaaaaaatcaaacaagtACCAGAAATGGATTTAATGTATCAACGATTGGATACTCGATGGTTTTCTCAAAATGAGTTGGATGGCAATAGTTATTGTAAAGTGACTAGTTTCACCATGGAAGCCAAAAAGCAGTGTATGTTAACTGGGGACCAAGATGATTATGTTGAACCCAAACAGCCTAATGATTATGTTCCGTTTATTCATGTTGGAAGTAAAGttgaatatattgataaacaaGTGGCATATCCAcctgatgaagaagaggaaTCTGAGTCTGAAGAAGTTGACGAAGATTATCAACCAGGGAAAAAAATAGGCACAGGGGAAAACAATACTAATGTTGGTCAGGGTTTgaatggtggtggtaatggtgAGTCTGATGATGACAATAAAGTCAAAAAAACAGAAGGATTCACTGGGAATGAAAATGGTGAACAAAATTATACTGCTGCTAACAACGATGGTTCTCTTAGTTCAAGAATTCGAAGAAAACCACAGGGTAAATCTCTTGGCTTAAAAATTAGAAATCGGCACCGAATCCCTATTGCTCAATTGTGA